The following coding sequences are from one Gemmatimonadota bacterium window:
- a CDS encoding cytochrome c3 family protein, whose amino-acid sequence MRKRFFRGLGAAVAVMGAMALLTPLGAQKAAPPTIAALTDSSAFKGPKQPILFRHDVHAGMLKMQCQYCHYSANVSSEPGIPSMQTCMGCHIAVSGKTKENKVEIQKLKDAWSKKLPVEWTRVHELARHVHFPHQRHIKALGANACATCHGNVARMPQVYKVNNVNNMGFCISCHIERKVSRDCTVCHY is encoded by the coding sequence ATGCGCAAGCGGTTCTTCCGTGGACTTGGTGCGGCAGTGGCGGTGATGGGCGCGATGGCGCTTCTCACGCCGCTCGGCGCCCAAAAGGCGGCCCCCCCCACCATCGCGGCCCTCACCGACTCGTCGGCGTTCAAGGGGCCGAAGCAGCCGATCCTCTTCCGGCACGATGTGCACGCGGGGATGCTGAAGATGCAGTGCCAGTACTGCCACTACTCGGCCAACGTTTCGTCCGAGCCTGGCATTCCGAGCATGCAGACCTGCATGGGCTGCCACATCGCCGTGAGCGGGAAGACCAAGGAGAACAAGGTCGAGATCCAGAAGCTCAAGGACGCCTGGAGCAAGAAACTCCCGGTGGAGTGGACGCGCGTGCACGAGCTCGCCCGCCACGTTCACTTCCCGCATCAGCGCCATATCAAGGCGCTCGGGGCGAACGCCTGCGCCACCTGCCACGGCAACGTCGCGCGCATGCCGCAGGTCTACAAGGTCAACAACGTGAACAACATGGGCTTCTGCATCAGCTGTCACATCGAGCGGAAGGTTTCGCGCGACTGCACCGTGTGCCACTACTAG
- a CDS encoding tRNA (cytosine(32)/uridine(32)-2'-O)-methyltransferase TrmJ: MTDQLQGEPPVLILVAIQDLVNLASCIRIAKNFGVMDVRLVQPECPIDHYRIEGVAHNTADLLERMTIHDSLDEAFADLTHVVALTGRERTAKRTTLRPREAAAELVERSRVGRVGILAGREAHGLQNEELDRCAQLVTISANPDYSSLNLAQAWAVMAHELWVARGGDSIPLKAPRHAAGPATHEQLEALFQDWEGALTAIQFFKKRDPELVMRGFREVIFRADPDGREATLLRAIGLEVGHYMRRAGLLPPRPRDSAAGTPVEPAGTAVDPPPSVDGP, from the coding sequence ATGACCGACCAGCTGCAGGGCGAGCCGCCGGTGTTGATCCTGGTCGCGATCCAGGATCTGGTGAACCTCGCGTCGTGCATCCGCATCGCGAAGAACTTCGGCGTGATGGATGTGCGGCTGGTGCAGCCCGAGTGCCCGATCGATCACTATCGCATCGAAGGCGTCGCGCACAACACGGCGGACCTCCTTGAGAGGATGACGATCCACGATTCCCTCGACGAGGCCTTCGCCGACCTGACCCACGTTGTGGCACTGACGGGTCGGGAGCGGACCGCCAAGCGGACCACGCTCCGCCCGCGCGAGGCGGCGGCAGAGCTGGTGGAGCGCTCTCGCGTCGGACGGGTGGGGATCCTCGCCGGCCGGGAAGCGCATGGGCTGCAGAACGAGGAGCTCGACCGCTGCGCCCAGCTGGTGACGATCTCAGCCAACCCCGACTACTCCTCGCTCAACCTGGCGCAGGCATGGGCCGTGATGGCGCACGAGCTGTGGGTGGCCCGCGGCGGAGACAGCATTCCGCTCAAGGCCCCCCGGCATGCCGCTGGCCCGGCCACCCATGAGCAGCTCGAAGCGCTCTTTCAGGACTGGGAAGGGGCGCTGACGGCGATCCAGTTCTTCAAGAAGCGCGATCCGGAGCTGGTCATGCGAGGCTTCCGGGAAGTCATCTTCCGGGCGGACCCCGACGGCCGAGAGGCGACCCTCCTCCGAGCGATCGGCCTCGAGGTCGGCCACTATATGCGCCGTGCCGGGCTCCTGCCCCCCCGGCCACGCGACAGTGCCGCCGGAACCCCGGTGGAACCGGCGGGTACCGCCGTCGATCCTCCTCCATCGGTTGACGGGCCGTAG
- a CDS encoding NAD(P)-dependent oxidoreductase — MKIGFAGLGAIGTPMADRCAAREGLAVWNRTATKAEAFATDHPGVSVARTPREVAAGMDAVITCLPTSGDVAALLEGSDGLLAGLAAGSILVDCTSGDPATSREIAARLAEVGVAFVDAPVSGGPPLAAKGALTIMCGGSAEDVARAEEVVAPFAGKVVHLGPVGAGHAMKAVNNALLAVHILALGEGMVTLAKAGIDPRAAIDVLNASSGRSLASEVLIPERVLTGLYPQLFRLALLEKDIGIAEALARELGVAAPVLASVREEYRGLRASLGEQADYLDPIRAAEAAAGVLLRG, encoded by the coding sequence ATGAAGATCGGATTTGCCGGCCTGGGAGCGATTGGCACCCCGATGGCCGACCGCTGCGCCGCCCGCGAGGGGCTCGCCGTCTGGAATCGGACCGCGACCAAGGCGGAGGCGTTCGCCACCGACCACCCCGGCGTGTCCGTGGCCCGAACTCCCCGCGAGGTGGCGGCCGGGATGGATGCAGTGATCACCTGTCTTCCCACGTCGGGCGACGTGGCCGCCCTGCTTGAGGGCTCCGATGGCCTCCTCGCCGGCCTGGCGGCGGGGTCCATCCTGGTCGATTGCACCTCCGGCGACCCGGCCACCTCGCGTGAGATCGCGGCCCGTTTGGCCGAGGTCGGCGTCGCCTTCGTCGATGCGCCGGTCAGCGGCGGCCCGCCACTCGCGGCGAAGGGCGCGTTGACGATCATGTGCGGCGGCAGCGCGGAGGACGTGGCCCGTGCCGAGGAGGTGGTTGCCCCGTTCGCCGGAAAGGTGGTCCACCTCGGCCCGGTGGGCGCCGGGCACGCGATGAAGGCAGTCAACAACGCATTGCTCGCCGTGCACATTCTTGCGCTCGGCGAAGGGATGGTCACGCTGGCCAAGGCGGGGATTGATCCGCGCGCGGCAATCGACGTGCTCAATGCATCGAGCGGCCGGTCGTTGGCGAGCGAGGTCCTCATTCCCGAGCGAGTGCTCACCGGGCTCTACCCGCAGCTCTTCCGCCTGGCGCTGCTGGAGAAGGACATCGGCATCGCGGAGGCGCTGGCGCGCGAGCTGGGCGTGGCGGCTCCGGTGCTCGCGTCCGTGCGCGAGGAGTACCGCGGTCTGCGGGCCTCGCTTGGCGAGCAGGCCGACTATCTCGATCCGATCCGTGCGGCCGAAGCGGCGGCCGGCGTGCTGCTTCGCGGATGA